In Montipora capricornis isolate CH-2021 chromosome 4, ASM3666992v2, whole genome shotgun sequence, the DNA window TTTTGAAACCCGTATTTCTCGAAGTTGTTAAAGAAACGCCCCTAGGAACATTTTTCCTCACCTGGATAAGTGAATGCTGGACTCATAGCAGGAGGCATTGGCCTGGGAGCCTGGGGTCGAGAAACTTGGACTTCATTTCTTGGAGACACCATGTCTCCATGTAACCTAGCACGAGCTGTCGCAGCTATTTCTCCTTGATCAAGTTGCTTCATCACTTCCATAACGCTGTTGggtcaaagagaaaaaaacaccaGAGCGGTTTTCGCTTTCAACAAGAAAATCAGAATCCCTTTTGCTTCGAAATATCAAGATTTGTATacagtaaaaaaatattttaaaaatctcCTAGTTTCTTTGTGAAAAGCGCTTTTCACTTAAGAATGCGTAGTAGCTTCGCGCCATATTTCATCCATCAGTGAGAAATGTGTTTGTCTGTGATCTGCCCGCATACGTTTTTCCGTGCTTAGTTCTGGCTGCATGCATATGTGTTACGCCATGACTGGCTCATTTAATTGACTACgtttgttgtgattggccaaatgaaaaacgtttgttttccATTCGCGACTCCCCAAAAGAGCGCGAAAATAGACGTTATTcgtaaatggcggtcaatttatagtTGCACATGAACTGAAGAGTAATAAAAGAggcgccatttatgaataagtcTATAACCTACCAGTCATCAGGGTCACAATCTCGGAATCCTTTGGCAAATGGGTTACTTGCAATCTTGAGCTGTGTAATCTGAAGCGAAATAAGAAATGATgttgattatttaaaaaaaattctcattGAATTGACGTCTGTAGCTTTGCGACCTTTGCTAAAAACGACGGCTCATTGGAAATAGTTTTTTGGCCTTCCCAATCTCAATCGCAAGAAATCTCTGTAACAGAGATGTTAAGCCGGAAAAGGAGGAGGTTGGTCCTAAATAAATTAAACTTTTCAAGCAATATAGCGATATTCACTCTTTATGAACAATTTTGCCAAgcacagaacaaaagaacctttgtttcgacggccaatagatctctggttggcacattaataggTGACGTAACAGTATCGCCATTCTTTGAATTGGATTAGTCAGGTTAACGAGGAACAGAATTGAATGAAATTCATTGGTTCCTGATGATCATAAAAACTGAATAATCTCTGTGGGGAAAGAGGACTGTCTATGTGCGACCAAAGAAGTTCTCGACGACAAACGCTTGCCAAACAGGCAAAGGACATAAAAAAGGGTGGGGAGGCTGGGGCGAAAACTGCATTATTAACTTCCTCCGTTTGTTTTAGTTTAATGATTCATTCACGAGGGTTTTATCTTAAGTAGGATTAGCCGGCCATACTTAGTTATCTTCAAGTGTTTATTTGAGCAGGAAAATCTATTAGCTTACCAACTCACTCTAACTCAGTTTATTGTACATTTTGAGAATGTCAAGTGCTTGTCGTGATTGGCAAGGACGATGTAATCAGAGAATGCGAATTAATTAGGCTAGTGaaaaaagtaattaaaattGTAGAATGCAAGTTGTTTTGCTGTACCAGATATGTAAAATATGAGGGGTGACATCTGATATTCCGACCAAAGTCTGTGGTGATTACTATTTTTGCTTCGGAAAGCTGAATTTTTAGTTTTATTGTGTTGCTTGTTTCGTGCTAGCGATGGACGCCGACGACGATACCCACGGTTAAACGAATGAGAGTATTATTGATGAGTACTGTAATTTATTTAAGGACGGCAAAACTCTGAATCACACAAAGTTCAACAATGCACAGACTAGGAATATGTTTATCGAGAAAAAGTTTTCATAGATTTATATCTGGGCAAAACTGCAGTGTATGAGGAATGTTAACATTTGAAAGAGATGCATCATGTACCTCAATCTTAAAAAAGCCGCGGTCCCATTGATGGATTAACCTCTTCAGTTTCTAATCCAATAACGTCGGTCTTGATTGATGGAATGTCATATGTTGCAAAACTCTTATCTGTTTGAAGTCTGAGTATTCACGAGAAAGCTACTGATTAGCCGTGCATCAAAAAGCAACGTTTTCTCTTAAAAGCCCAAATTTAGAAAACTATTTCTTAAATTAATTGCAGGTGTGCTTCAGAGAATCCGTCATCGATCGTGTTTTTATCTCCCTGGGAGTTGCCTCGGGCCAAAACAAAGATTAATTCTGTCAGACACTAAGCTGACAGATGCTAAGCAAATTGTTGACCCTGCTTCATTCAATGTCATAACGTCCGGTTGGATTTATGGGGAAAAGTTAGCAATAGATTGAAAACAGGCACGGCATGTGAAGGAGTGCTCGGAAGTAGCCATCGAGATCATACTGCCATTTTTATCATCACAGTTGTCAAAATCACTATCATCGTTTTTTCCGGGAGCTGACGAAAAGACGACGACGACTGCTAAGAAGATGTGATTCCGAAATACGAGTTTTCTGAATCAATTGTTGCAAGCCGTTCCAAGTCTAAAATATATATCAACTGTTTATAAATTTGAAATGCATGAACTGGAGTAGAAAtattaaaacaaagcaaaattaaacaagaatcAGCGGAGACGAAGCAATTTCCtcaaatccaatatggcggacaactCACAATTGCTCAAAAGTAGCGAAGGCGCAAGTCGTGCCTTTTGTCCACAGGGCCTCAaacttggtcatttcacgttatTTAAGTGAGGACGGCGATGAAATTTACCAAAACACAAACAGATCGTTCTTCCTCCTtatttgtatgcaaatttgtggcgCAATCGATGCCGTCACTGTGACACCGATTCCTGTGacagagagatttagcatttcGTTCAAGTCAAACCTAGGACAAAAAAGGCTCTTATTCTACTGAACTTGTCACTTTCGATTGAAAAGCTGCTAGAGATATCTGCATATGGACGGTAGGCAAGAAATCGAGTAATCCCGTACCAATACCGGACTGCTTTTTTCATTGGTCGATATACATGACCTACACCTTCTTTTGTTATCAGGGCTACAGTCTTGGATAGATTAAACGGGAAATTgaaattgagaccacccctccccccaaaatcagtagGGAGTTAGTATACGCGtctttttgagatgcggacgacaaccggaagtgagccgttttctcttttaatttctattcacacaaccacatttacctTTTTAAGTAtcctttctccattagagatgataagtataaaaatctgggagacaccactgtcctggcacgcgaaatgttctcttccggttgccgtccgcgtctcaaaaacgcgcgtgcttaagctccctaatgatgggaaaatggcgcgttatGGCCTTCGCACGGCTTCATCTTTGATTTAGAGGGAAGGGGGTATTTCTGTGCCATTTTATTCTATCCAAGATTGTAGTTGCATTGTCTCTGTTGTATCATCTATTGTTTTGGTTCTCCAATCACATACCGCGTCTGGAAAGCTACGGGGTCTCCCCAGAAATCAGCTAAACAGGTGCAaccaagtttctttgatttttgtcaaGATATGAAAACAAATTCAGCGCGACATCAGCCGGTTTCCTCAAACGCAATGCTAAATTGACCAAGCAATATATTACAGTATGATCATTAAGagaataacacaaacagcggtgataaacattgtattccaacgcatttttataaaacttgacctttcgtatgctagtcaacacacattttcaaaagtgaccgttaccatttttgaaaactatatatatatagttttcaaaaattgtaccgttaccatttttgaaaactatatatatatagttttcaaaaattgtaacggtcacttttgaaaatgtgtgttgacatatagttttcaaaaatggtaacggtcacttttgaaaatgtgtgttgactagcatacgaaacgtcaagttttataaaaatgcgttggaatacaatgtttatcaccgctgtttgtgttattttcttaatcaagctacgatggcctaagaacaagatgTTATACGATGTTATACGATATTATAGTATATTTCGGTAGCGTAACCGGGATAAGTTTTTTCCCAGAGGTCGCCATCCAAATGGTTGTGGCCTCTggggaaagaaaacattttgctgaaaacaaacttttgcataCGATATAAATGTTATCAGAAGGACAACCTGTGCTCTTTTCCTCTTTACATATTGGGGCCATTTATACGCGATgaaataagacgcgtcttagctaagacacGTCTTAAATAGGACGCgaactgtaccatttatacaTTCGCCTCCTACATGAGACGCGAAcatctcgtataaatggttccCGTCTTATTTGGTTATTTATCATTATAAATCTAGCTCGCCCTCGAAGAATAACTGTTAATTCACAGTTGACAgttaattttggcgcgtaaaatcacAATCAcagggcggcgaacggacctgagttaaatggaacacgtttttcacccgatggaaatttccaccgaaatttccagaaattttttgtaaatggtaaacaacccaagtgtttctctgttttgttggtgTAGCCTGactgggaagccattttgttagcctgggtGACTCGTTGTCGTCACGCATGTGACAGGCATGCGCACTTatagttcacgtcttatttaggaCGCAGACAAAAATAAGAACAACCAAAAATTGGGTTCCAAGATACgacgcgtcttatgtaagtcgCGTCTAAAATGAGACGCGAAAgcttgttttgtaccatttatacgagcagtTCGCGTCTTttttaagacgcgtcttattttctcccgtataaatggccctattgttCTTTTACTTAGACTACTTTCGTCTCCTTTTCTCCTAGATCCTTCTACCTtctaaatatttgaaagcaCGAAGAGTAATCtttacatgttgttgttgtatgtaGTAATCATTTATtccttaagaaaaaaaaatgtctaaataATGCTGTGTACAGTCTGGCTTGCCGCGATAAGCTTCTCACTATTTGCGAGCCAGCTTAGTAATAACTTAACTTGTTTTCTCTAAATagataaaacttgaaaacttgaaaaaaaagctTGTCTTTTTACACCGGATAAAATGCCAACCTcgtcccagggtctctcttagttacaagagagaccctgggaacgaggttgataaaATGTTCTGCGCAAGACAACACATACCATATGATTCTGATAAGCAGTGACGGCCATGAACTGCGTCTCAGGGAAGATAAAGGTTCGCAAGTGATCCTTGTTCATTTCGTGGAGACTCGTCCTGGAGTTGCCCTTCTCTGATTCGTCTAAAATAACGTGGAATCGAGGCTGGTACTTGTGCATCGAGTTAAGAATTATCTGCAAGACAAACAAGATTGTTTCAACCACATATCTATTCATAGTTAATCCAAATAGAACGGTTCATTAAGTTAGAGTGAATTAGTTATTTCTTCATTGACGGTTATGTTTCAAGGTGGCGCCTAAAAAAGTATTGATTTGACCTTACGTTGACCCTCACTGGAGTTCCATTCAAAATAATCTTCTGGGACAAATAAACTGACCTTCATCTATATATAACCATTCTCTCCGGTTTCATAAACCACTATCATTGTTAGCCCTAGAAAAGTTCATTTTAACAGTCCATAATTATGTTTAGAAATGGTGGACTTAATTATGATGCTGGTGAAATCGACACATCAGAACTTTGCTACAACacccaaaagaaacaaaatgtccTGTCCTGTTTGGAAGAAATGCAACAGgtgttttttaactttttgtcatTCGGAAACTAAGTTATCATTTTTCTTGCACATCCAGATTGGACAACTTGACTGTTTTGCGGTCATCTTAAGAGGTAAAGAACACTTCTTCTTGGGGGTATAATCTCCAATAATTACTTCAGATTTAGCAGCAAACCGGAAACGGAAATTCATCATAACACTGAGTATTAATACAGattacaaaacaataattaattaattcttcaTATTAAGTTTTAGCCGTATTTGATAATTCTCCTTATTACCTCTATTAATCCTGATAGTGACACTTTGCAGAAGTTAACTCTGTTTGACGCTaggcgattttactcgtcgataGGAATCGCTTCGTAGCCGAATGGctcaagtttttatttcaagGAATAAGTTAGGTAGTACCAGTTACTCAGAGGAAAGTGgtgcaatcacaaaaaaaaaagcaatttaagtGTGATAAAAGGAAGTTGTTGCGAAAATGGTTCCTCTTAATCCCTTAAGAGGTTTAAAGGAGTTATCTCTGACCTTTCGCATGTTTCTTTGTACTACCCGCTGGTAACAATGTATCGTTGGAACGTTTAAtccttttattttatcaaaagttctgtttccttttctttgtgaTATCCTCTGCTAGCAACTAGAAGATTTTGATATAAAGAAGTTCACCAGAGTTTGGAAAAGAGAAAAATCGTGAaaaacacacatacacacaccaAGCAAACGTACAGGAAAGTAAGGCTCATTGGTAGATGTTAGACCAGCCCTTAAGCTGCATAACAACGAATAACCAATATCATTGTGGTTAGGTATTCGAAAGTCACAGTTGTGATTGTTTTTCCTACCTTTCCACCATAAACTCAGAAATGGGTTCTATTTTTACAACAGAAAACGAGCACTTGCAAACCGAGGAACGGCTGCACAAGTCGAAATATACTTTTGAAAAACCAATGAGTAAGTTGGACACGTCCCTGTCCTTATTGCAAGTCGTTTTCACGGAAGCTCATACTTGTTTCCAGAATCACTATGTTTCCCTTCTTAATTAATTCCTAGGCAGGGGAGAGAGGAAGGGAGACCCTACCGGAGACAATAAGGGGAATTTTCCTGTGTTAAACTGAAATCATTCTATTCGTTGTAACCTTCAGGGTCACCCAACGGAACGTTTTGTTAAATTATCTGTTCGAAAGGCCTTTAATCACCTAGGATTTTCACTTTCGTGATCTGAAAAAGTTAATGCCTGCTTCTTTCGAGATTGATAAAAATGTCCTGTGAATACCGAAAAAAGGCCAGCTATGAGTTTCGGAAAGGATGCAATACCTAAGATTTTCGTGAAGTAGACAAAAATGCCCTAGTAACTTCGAAAGCTTCACTTAAGTTCCCCTAGAATAACCGAAGAAATAAAAATCTTATAGCACAGCCTAAAATGAActtacaaagctttaaaagcacTCCTAAGAGCTTAGAACAGCGTTTAAAAGCACTTGAGAGAAAGCCGTCGCTTGTTGCCCTTGAACCTTAAATCCTTAATTTATCTGACAGGGAGATTTTTGCACAATTGAGAATCATTTTGTCGGTTTCTTTACAACGAGGTGTGAGAGGTATTTAGAGCTGCTGTATCCAACAAACTTTGCATATCTTTGCTTAAGTGATTAGCTCTCTTTGTGCAATACAATTGCTTGATTTGTGCACTTGTTCATCGGTGTTAAACCCCACTTTAACTGAGTGACAGAGTTGTTTATCTCTTCTTGCTTACTCCAGTTCTCACAATTACTTCCAAAATGGTGCACCATTGTTAGAGCCCATTACAACCAagctcctttcctttcattGTCCTGTTTTATTtgactttttcctttttaatcttCAGAATTTTCTGTCCGGtatctatgtatgtatgtgtctTCGTTGGTAACTTTGTTGGCAGCTTCTACGGATTCCTGGTGTGAAGAGAAGTACTCTTTTCCAGACATTCCCCGACACAGACAATCAATCCTTTTTTAAACTTACCTTGAATCGAGACAGAAATGGATATCGTTAAATGTGGACCGCCATGATAAAACAATTTGTCTTAGCCACATTTAGGGAACTTCTAATTAGAAAAAAGGTTCCTTGCAAAGTATTAAGTGGCTAATTACgccatttaattaattatctttcaCCCATATGCATCGTTGAATGAATTATAATTATGTTTGAGTGCTTCAATTTGACGTCGGTGCAACTAAACTTATTTGTTTAATTCGTTTATGATAAAGACAATTAAAACCTTACGTGTCCATTGTCATCCATCAAGTTGTTGGTTAGTTTTAGTTTGTCAAAAGACACGATTTGTTTCATCCACTGCTGTCCAGTACAGGGTGAATCAGGGTGAATGTGTACTCTCCCGGGTACACTGGAGTCAGCTTTGCCTGCAACCAACCATTTGGAACTGTGAAAGGCGTAGCGGTAGCGTTTATCATCCACGGGTACAAAATCCATCATTAAGATGTACTTTGATGATGGGTCTAATCCTTGAATGCGTACCTGGAAAGTCGGAAACATGCGCCTGTTCGAAGAAAGAACAAAATGGGATTAATATGGATAAGGAGGAGCACGTAGtcctgggggggagggggggggggactcccatatgaaacagacggggctgctcgtcgtctcgcttaggggtgtaaattttggattttggtctcgcttagggtgttacgggcaaagcgccaatattttatgccaccaaggtctcgtttagggttccccgaagtaacacagaattacgcgaagagaaacagaagtcaaatttccttttaaattttctttttagataaaagcattcgatgattatgcctttttatcattaaaactcattgcgtgtcgtatttttgtgtttttaaacggtctcttttaggggtcaaaatttgcttaagccacgcctagattggtctcctttaggggttaaattcaaaatttccgacgagcatcccggtctgtttcatatgggagtcccccacCCCGGGCACGTAGTGTGGCCAAGTGGTTTCAGACCCGGTCTAGCCactagttgaatttgatcctggtagagAGAATCCATGGTTCACcctctcagctgcacttgtaaaaaaAGCCAACTGGTTAATGGTTTgcttccggccagttgggattctcaacagttgttgttgttctctttgttgattgtgtttctttggccctgaaaagccccgtatgtattattgtattgttaAGGTGAGCGTCAATTTCGGACAAAGAAAGaggaagggaggggggaggaGAGGGTGAATTCAGACCGTATGAACTGCATTGCATGGCGTACTTCGGGTCATGAAAACATGCAAGCAGCACCGGGAAGGGGGAGTCACAAGCGAACAATATCGAACACAAATATTACAATTTGGGTTTTGATAGAGAATATATAATGAAACTGAATGCAAATATTAAGTTGAAACTGTGAATTTCAAATGGTTTTGAAAAGAATGACTACCGCAGTTAAGACATTTTAAGCGATTGCTTAACAGCAAACCGCTGCTTAATTAAAAGTCAACATTTTAtcgtactaaaaaaaaaaaattcttcaaggTCTAACTGCATCCGCAGATGTCACCTGATCAGGTGTATGATGTTCTTAGTGTCCGCTGAGCCAACGAATCCGAgaaataatgtttctgtttttaacAGGATTGCGTGGAATGTCAAATATATTCATTTGCCCAGCACACAAAAATTTACAACGCGCTCTAAGTTTTGAATTTCGTCGACATGATTCCAAAACTTTCAAGCATGGTTTACAGCAAACTGCAAAGTTCTGGCTTAAAATGTGGGTTGTGCCCCAAATCAAAgataagtaaatttttattagTGTATATAAAAGGAGTGGATAGCTTTGAAGCTTtgaaactccgaatatccttcaCCTCTGAGCAACCCGCACAGGATCTGCCGCCCGAGAAAACGTTGCAGGAAGAAATGAGTTAAATCttctttttgtgctgtattatctcattgtttttgtatatactaaaacaactattcatctCAGTGTCGgcggctagtggtggatatttccctcgccgcttcgcggctcagtaaatatccaccacagtcacctccacttcggtgaatagttgttaactagccaccgacactgagggaAATTGTTGTTAATCATTTCTGGCTTTCTACTTGCGGATATCGAGCAATGAGAGACAAGTGAGAATAGGACTGAGATCTTCCTTGTGTCATGGACAAGCAGTAGCCGGCTTGCCGTTTGCTTTTTCACTTAAACGCAATTCTATATTTTTCACTGAATAATCTTTTCGTTTTACCACAAGAACAAATTTTATGGGTTGTTCAAAACCCTCTACAAGCATTTCACTAGGAAATTCCTTTGCTATATTAAGGTTTCCAATATAAAATATATCAAATAACGTTCAGCTTTGACCATACGAAAACACTTTATGTTAAAATGCGTTTCTTTAAGGTTCACTGTAAAATTAGTTTGAAGGAACCTGTTTTTACGACACAAATAAAGGCGTTTTTTTAGTGACACCCGACGTgcgatgttttctttcttcgcTGTCCTTCCTTGGACGTGTTCACTTTCGGCTTAGATTAGCTGCAAAGTTCGTTTAAACAGAAAACTTTCCATAAACGCCAAATAAAGAGTGTAAAACAGAACGCTGGATTTTCAGTATTGTATTTTCTTCTATCCCGGTTATACTGCAGGTGACGTTTCGGGGAGTGGTTACAGGAAATTAGCATCTACCTTAAAATTTGGATTTTGAGTAGGGCTCATTAAAACATATGAACAGATTCAGTTTACGTTCTATTATTTTAATCAAAGTTTTCATTATGACGTTTGCAACGAAGCTAAAATTACGATATCCAAGGAAACAGAAGAATGTAACCCGAGTCTAACTTTTCGTCCTCATGAAATCAATTACGAGCCTTGTTTTAAGTTTCTTTCAACATTAGTTTGCTTATGGGGTCTGAACTCTTGACTCAATGCCGATCaattaaaattcaaagaaaacaaagcggTTTTTGCAGTGAGTAAGCGCTTCGTCTCTGTTGAACCTCTTTTTTGGTAAACCCGCACTTCCTTAAGCTGCCGTCTCAACATTTTCCTGAGACGGTCTTTTTGGTGGAGTTGCAAGTTTGAGATGGAACTTtaatcaaattttcaaatgaagAGAATAACAAAAAGCCAGGCTGCTCACCTGTGTCATGCATCTCTTTACAATCGAAGTACATGTATCGAATTAAATATAAGCCTTAGTTTGTGAGTAGTAGGTAAAAATCCCCATAGAACAACCAATGCTGATTCCCACGAAACCCTACTCTTTACACAACCTATCATCATGTCCGTTCGTTCTCCGCCCTGCTTGTCCTCTTTTAGGGTTTCTTTTTGACCAACTTTAAATGCAGCACTGCTACCAGAGAAGCAAAGAAGACTACCTTTCCCACCAATCATCTACATAGAGTGGCAAATTCTTGCATGGAAGCCTTTTTCATATTCTCGCAAAAAACGTTTTCGAAGTTTTTGATGGAAGCGCAATTGCAACTCTTTAAACTGTGACCTGTGTCTGCTGCCTTTTTGAAGCCACTCTCGTTTTACCAGTCGCTCCTTCTCCTGTTTTGCTTATAATATCGATTGATATTGGTGATAGAGTGCGTCTTCTGTCGCTTTTAATAAACCCATGTACTTTCCTCAACCGTGTTTTTATTACCATATTAATGGTAGTTAGTTATCATACCTCATGCCATCAGTCATCAAACAACTTATGACCGATTCCGTTTCGTGATTAAATCTTGTAATTAGTGTTGGTTCTTTCTTTTGGAGACATACACTTCACACACTCCTCGTTTACACTTATGTCCACTGTACCTTTACCAGACGTTAATGTTTCCTGTTTCGGAAGTAACTATggtaaactttaaaaaattatattcaCGAAACGGGCTGCAACCGCGGCTGCTATTTCTCTGCAGTTAAGTGGCACTATAAATATCATACAATCTGTATTGGTGCTTTGAATTCCCTGTCTTTCTCTACCAAAAGATTTAGGCTCAATAATGACAAGGCTTTAACATCACGGAAACTTATTTGAAATCTGataggaaaaaaacactgtaGTTCTTACATGTTAATGATCGAATGTGAAAATCCTGAGATAACCAACTGCTCTCGAAAAAAGCATGTAAATGTCCCGTTCAAAAAAATGCGTTTCCATCCATTGCCACGGTAAACCCGAAACAGAGAGAGAACTAAGAGTGGTTTGTCTTACCTTCCAGCTTTGGTGACGATCATTTCTGTTCCCAGAGAGTGAAATTCCTCCCATAAGCTTTTCATTTCTAAATCAACTCGAGCGTTAATAAGCCCAACACACAGTGGTCTTACATTCACTTGAGAGCAAGATGATTGCACTGGTGGAGGACTAGCGTTAGGCGAACCACAATTTTCGCTTCCATCGTCCGAATCGTCGGGCATCAGTTGATTGTGCGCTACACCTAAGGGAGTCCTTTTGCCAGTTCCTGCGTTCATGAGGCGCTCTGTGGAACACATCACAAGGTAACAGACGACAATGAACTCTCAACGAAGCCGCAAAGAACACATATGCCAAGGGTTTAGGGATCATGATTGATAGAAAGCGATATGAGGTGAGTAAGGGTGACAATCACTGATTTACTGAATCAACGAGAGCGCGGCCCTTATTAGACCTACGCACTATTAAAGAATACCTTCCATTTCTCGTAGCAGAACTTGCGAGTTCCAATGATAGTTGGGGTTCTGTTGCAAGAACGCAAGATCTGCTAGTTGAGCTCTATCAATCAAGTGCGCTATGGAAAAAGCGTTTGCCTTGGGAGACAAAAATCCGGAACTGTCC includes these proteins:
- the LOC138047073 gene encoding T-box transcription factor TBX10-like; translation: MDSSGFLSPKANAFSIAHLIDRAQLADLAFLQQNPNYHWNSQVLLREMEERLMNAGTGKRTPLGVAHNQLMPDDSDDGSENCGSPNASPPPVQSSCSQVNVRPLCVGLINARVDLEMKSLWEEFHSLGTEMIVTKAGRRMFPTFQVRIQGLDPSSKYILMMDFVPVDDKRYRYAFHSSKWLVAGKADSSVPGRVHIHPDSPCTGQQWMKQIVSFDKLKLTNNLMDDNGHIILNSMHKYQPRFHVILDESEKGNSRTSLHEMNKDHLRTFIFPETQFMAVTAYQNHMITQLKIASNPFAKGFRDCDPDDCVMEVMKQLDQGEIAATARARLHGDMVSPRNEVQVSRPQAPRPMPPAMSPAFTYPGPYDSRAAPLTHIPRNLPSNSPPGGYLPMMPQMLGHVGPTPMSPTSPTSPGYGQRTYQSLRMHRTMPYPTRGSRSSSSDESCP